The Choristoneura fumiferana chromosome 10, NRCan_CFum_1, whole genome shotgun sequence genome has a segment encoding these proteins:
- the LOC141432134 gene encoding uncharacterized protein, with amino-acid sequence MSIGVLIKKRASLKCKLTNFKTFLTPYQSIKSLSELQISEVECRLSKIEDMYSVFDELQEQIEIESENPDEQYKERTEFENQYYALLSCARELLRVQSKPDTKVLSEAGFSSCQHKNDLVRLPKINLPHFNGDYQNFLEFRDTFKSLIHNNDSIDNINKFHYLRASLQGSAALVIKSLDFKGDNYKTAWELLMSRYNNERLLVNNHVKALFSVDQIQRESHKALRHMLDVTNKNLRGLTTLGQPTDHWDTLIIYMMSTKLDSVTSREWEEHRNSLKETPTLENFTTFICNRADLLETLEEGKSSQTKPMHQSFKQKNFLVAAMVQVSDAKGTKHIARILLDNGSTTNFVTEKLRSKLQLPLSSTSSTVTGINNSCSKSTQSCKLTIHSMTGGYKTELRCLVLPEITKLLPSSYINKRELQIPSHIQLGDPSFNIPSVIDILAGAEIFWDVIGSSRISLGKRQPILYDSKLGWIISGSVISNQNHHTVCHVSELHDTDIDRQLTRFWELDGVSPVHNFTPEERICEQHFVDNTTRSEDGRFVVSMPLKESTKVLGDSYEMAKCRFLSLEKRLKREPEFRKNYNAFMTEYLKLGHMSRSDCKLNDDDVDCFLPHHGVIRESSTTTKLRVVFDASAVTKSGVSLNAIQMVGPTVQDDLISILLRFRQHKYVISGDIEKMYRQILISPEQRRLQQILWRFNPTDRLQCYNLNTVTYGTASAPYLATRCLKQLGLESSDPVIQHSITHDFYVDDYLSGSSSISEAIQLGKGVIDSLSSAQLNLRKLRSNSTEILDALQGYTNSTDLRQDNVQGNLNVQNLSTSAAAKTLGLYWQCDTDTLIFDINLASVSKVTKRHVLSSIAQVFDPVGLVGPCIVEAKVIMQKLWQHKYSWDEEIPTNLNLLWTRFEETLPFINRIKIPRWILFNSVHDIELHIFTDASEVAYGTCAYVRSKDTAGAITVRLLASKNKIAPIKPTTIPRLELCGVLLGSRLFTKLLSSLTLKFSNVFFWCDSMIVLAWLESSPTNLKPFVRNRVSEVQDVTAGHTWNYVPTKENPADLVSRGMNAKLLASSALWWTGPEFLKQDSTSWPASPSSLNTKLPEMVPCLVTDTQESPFSLLTNRVSTFSKIIRVVAYIKRFINNCSKNTNKKSGFLQSSELMSAQKSIVSVCQKEMFEEEFSLLKSGKSLPPKNKLLPFTPYIDSDNLLKVGGRLDNTYYSEEVKHPIMLCSKHRLTKLIFDYFHLQFLHAGPQLLLNSIKQLFWPLGGRNLARKTVKNCVTCCRFKGQTIQPIMGNLPAARAQLDSPFSNTGTDYAGPIMIADRKGRGCKLIKAWICIYVCFAVKAVHLELVSDLTKEAFMASLNRFIARRGKPTNIYCDNATYYTGTCNELYRVLKSPDVASDLAQSGINFVFSPPYSPHFGSLWERCVRSVKHHLRRILNLTHLTFEEMTTCLSEIEAVLNSRPMTPISSEPSDLTALTPAHFLIGRPLMFVPSSSNTALEKNINCLHRFQRVEQLKRHFWNRFQLEYVSQLQKKTKWFSSHDKLTEGALVIVKEKGAPPLMWLLGRIMKIYPGRDGVARVADIKTKKGIIKRAFNNICPLPTSTECSS; translated from the exons ATGTCTATTGGCGTGCTAATTAAGAAACGTGCATCTCTTAAGTGTAAACTCACTAACTTTAAAACGTTTCTTACCCCATATCAGTCTATTAAATCATTAAGTGAACTACAAATAAGCGAAGTTGAGTGCCGCCTGAGCAAGATCGAAGATATGTATTCTGTCTTTGATGAATTACAGGAGCAGATTGAAATCGAATCGGAAAACCCGGACGAGCAATATAAAGAACGTACCGAATTCGAGAATCAATATTATGCCTTGTTGTCGTGTGCGCGTGAGTTACTTCGCGTACAAAGCAAACCAGACACCAAAGTCTTGTCTGAGGCAGGTTTCAGCTCATGTCAACACAAAAATGATCTGGTAAGATTGCCTAAAATTAATTTGCCCCACTTTAACGGCGACTATCAGAATTTTCTCGAATTCAGGGACACATTCAAATCGTTGATTCACAACAATGATTCTATCgacaacataaataaatttcattatttacgtGCTTCATTGCAAGGTAGTGCAGCCTTAGTGATTAAAAGTTTAGACTTTAAAGGAGACAATTACAAGACTGCCTGGGAACTATTAATGTCCAGATACAATAATGAGCGTTTGTTGGTAAATAACCATGTCAAAGCATTGTTCAGTGTTGATCAAATTCAGAGAGAATCTCACAAAGCGTTGCGTCACATGTTAgatgtaacaaataaaaatcttagGGGGCTCACAACATTAGGACAACCGACTGACCACTGGGATACATTGATAATTTATATGATGTCAACAAAATTAGATTCAGTGACAAGTCGTGAGTGGGAAGAGCATAGAAATAGCTTAAAGGAAACTCCCACATTAGAAAATTTCACAACATTCATTTGCAACAGGGCAGATCTGTTAGAGACTCTAGAGGAGGGCAAATCTTCTCAAACCAAGCCCATGCATCAATCTTTCAAACAAAAGAACTTCCTTGTTGCAG CTATGGTGCAAGTCAGCGACGCCAAGGGTACGAAGCACATCGCCAGGATTCTTCTGGACAATGGCAGTACCACCAACTTTGTCACTGAGAAGCTCCGCAGTAAGCTGCAACTTCCACTTTCTTCCACAAGTTCCACGGTAACAGGTATTAACAATTCCTGCTCTAAGAGTACACAGTCGTGCAAGTTAACAATTCATTCAATGACTGGGGGCTACAAGACGGAACTTAGGTGCCTCGTGCTTCCTGAAATAACAAAACTATTACCTTCATCATATATAAACAAACGTGAATTGCAAATTCCATCACATATACAGTTAGGTGATCCCTCATTCAATATTCCATCGGTTATAGACATACTAGCCGGTGCAGAAATCTTTTGGGATGTCATAGGTTCCAGTAGAATTAGCTTAGGGAAACGTCAACCTATCCTGTATGACTCAAAACTGGGCTGGATAATTTCCGGGTCTGTTATTAGTAACCAAAACCACCATACTGTCTGTCATGTGTCAGAGTTACATGACACCGATATTGATCGGCAGCTCACCCGCTTCTGGGAGTTGGATGGTGTTTCACCTGTGCATAATTTCACGCCAGAAGAACGTATATGTGAACAACACTTTGTTGACAACACAACACGTTCCGAAGATGGACGATTTGTTGTGTCAATGCCACTCAAGGAATCAACAAAGGTATTAGGCGACTCATATGAGATGGCTAAGTGTCGTTTTTTGTCATTAGAAAAACGTCTAAAACGTGAAcctgaatttagaaaaaattaTAATGCATTCATGACTGAATATCTAAAGTTAGGACATATGTCACGTTCAGACTGTAaattaaatgatgatgatgttgattgtTTCTTGCCACATCATGGCGTAATTCGCGAATCAAGCACTACTACCAAATTGAGAGTGGTTTTCGACGCCTCAGCGGTTACAAAGTCAGGTGTTTCGTTGAACGCAATTCAGATGGTCGGTCCCACAGTGCAAGACGATCTCATCTCAATTTTGCTTAGGTTTAGGCAACACAAATATGTAATCTCGGGAGACATCGAGAAGATGTACCGACAAATATTGATTTCACCAGAACAACGACGCCTACAACAAATTTTGTGGCGTTTCAATCCAACTGATCGGCTCCAATGTTATAACCTCAATACGGTGACCTATGGCACAGCCTCGGCACCATACTTGGCAACGAGGTGTTTGAAGCAGTTAGGGCTTGAATCATCAGATCCAGTCATTCAGCATTCGATCACTCACGATTTTTATGTTGATGATTATTTAAGTGGGAGCTCTAGTATTTCTGAAGCTATTCAGTTGGGAAAAGGCGTGATTGACTCTCTGAGCTCAGCTCAATTGAATTTAAGAAAGTTACGCTCGAATAGCACAGAAATACTGGACGCACTGCAGGGTTACACTAACTCTACTGATCTAAGACAGGATAATGTACAAGGAAACTTAAACGTGCAAAATTTAAGTACGTCAGCTGCAGCTAAAACACTAGGTTTATATTGGCAATGTGACACTGACACACTCATTTTCGATATCAACCTGGCTAGCGTCAGTAAAGTAACGAAGCGTCATGTACTTTCGTCAATCGCGCAAGTATTTGATCCAGTAGGTTTGGTTGGACCTTGTATTGTAGAAGCCAAGGTAATAATGCAAAAATTATGGCAGCATAAATATTCTTGGGATGAAGAAATTCCAACaaatcttaatttattatgGACTAGATTTGAAGAAACTTTGCCATTTATTAATCGAATCAAAATACCACGATGGATTCTATTTAACTCAGTCCATGACATCGAATTGCATATTTTCACTGATGCATCGGAGGTCGCGTATGGAACTTGCGCATATGTTAGGTCGAAAGATACTGCAGGGGCAATAACGGTCCGTCTTTTAGCCTCCAAAAACAAAATAGCACCAATTAAACCAACAACAATTCCGCGATTGGAACTATGCGGTGTATTGTTGGGTTCAAGACTGTTTACTAAATTACTGAGCTCACTCACACTTAAATTtagtaatgtatttttttggtgcGACTCTATGATAGTGTTGGCCTGGTTAGAGTCATCGCCGACAAACTTAAAACCATTTGTTCGTAACCGAGTGAGCGAGGTACAGGATGTTACTGCTGGTCACACGTGGAACTACGTGCCCACAAAGGAGAATCCTGCCGATTTAGTTTCGCGTGGCATGAACGCCAAGCTCTTGGCATCGTCTGCCTTGTGGTGGACTGGTCCAGAATTTTTGAAACAGGATTCGACTTCCTGGCCTGCATCACCGTCATCGCTAAACACGAAATTACCCGAAATGGTACCATGCTTGGTCACTGATACTCAAGAATCACCATTTTCTCTTTTAACTAATCGAGTATCcacattttcaaaaataataagagTTGTAGCATACATTAAAcgatttataaataattgttcaaaaaatactaataaaaaatcAGGCTTTCTTCAGAGCTCAGAATTAATGTCAGCTCAAAAATCTATTGTATCTGTGTGTCAAAAGGAAATGTTTGAGGAAGAATTTTCTTTGTTGAAATCTGGAAAATCGCTTCCTCCAAAAAATAAACTTCTTCCTTTCACGCCCTATATAGATTCGGATAATTTACTGAAGGTAGGCGGGAGGCTTGACAACACGTATTATAGCGAAGAGGTCAAACACCCTATAATGCTGTGTAGTAAACATAGGCTAACAAAATTAATATTCGATTATTTTCATTTGCAATTTTTACACGCGGGTCCACAATTGTTGCTTAACAGCATCAAGCAGCTTTTTTGGCCTCTAGGTGGTAGAAATTTAGCGCGAAAAACGGTAAAAAATTGCGTCACGTGTTGCAGGTTTAAAGGACAGACAATTCAACCGATCATGGGTAACCTGCCTGCAGCGCGCGCTCAATTAGATTCTCCTTTTAGTAACACTGGCACTGATTACGCCGGGCCTATAATGATAGCTGATCGTAAAGGAAGAGgctgtaaattaattaaagcttGGATTTGTATTTACGTATGCTTTGCAGTTAAAGCTGTACATCTGGAACTCGTCTCAGACCTCACCAAAGAGGCATTTATGGCTagtttaaatcggtttattgcTCGAAGGGGTAAGCCGACAAATATTTATTGCGATAATGCTACTTACTACACTGGTACTTGTAATGAACTGTACAGAGTATTAAAATCGCCAGATGTAGCTTCAGATCTTGCTCAGTCTGGGATTAACTTCGTCTTCTCGCCACCATACTCGCCACATTTTGGTTCTTTATGGGAACGTTGTGTGCGTTCAGTAAAACATCATTTACGGCGTATTTTAAACTTAACACATTTAACTTTCGAAGAAATGACTACATGTTTGTCTGAGATCGAAGCTGTATTAAATTCCCGTCCCATGACTCCTATATCCAGCGAACCTTCCGATCTAACTGCCCTCACACCAGCACATTTCCTAATTGGACGGCCACTAATGTTTGTTCCCAGCTCATCGAACACAGCACTAGAGAAGAACATAAATTGTCTTCATCGATTTCAGCGTGTGGAGCAGCTAAAGCGTCACTTTTGGAACAGATTCCAGCTCGAGTATGTTTCTCAACTGCAGAAGAAAACAAAATGGTTTTCATCACATGACAAGCTTACAGAAGGGGCCTTGGTCATCGTGAAGGAGAAAGGTGCACCGCCTCTTATGTGGCTGCTCGGGCGCATCATGAAGATTTATCCCGGCAGAGATGGAGTGGCTCGGGTCGCTGACATAAAAACGAAAAAGGGCATCATCAAGAGGGCTTTCAACAACATATGCCCATTGCCAACATCCACGGAATGTAGCTCTTAG